A genomic stretch from Zeimonas sediminis includes:
- a CDS encoding IclR family transcriptional regulator: MSTESGSLRRGVALLRLLAAAGRRGLALTELASRAGLPHPSVHRLLAQLVDERLAVRDAESRRYALGPLAFELGLAGAAQFDVRDLFDGAMARLADETEDTVYLVVRSGDEAVCMHRREGAFPIRALTLDVGSRRPLGLGAGGLAVMAALPDAEIAEVIARVERQLASAGLSREALQRAISATRETGLAIIRNRVTLGITAVGVCVNDSMGRPFAAISVAALNERMPQERIALIGEALRAAAGEVRAALGGEVPPVRRVRGRPARLLSPAGPSAAR, from the coding sequence ATGTCCACCGAATCCGGATCGCTGCGACGCGGCGTTGCGCTGCTCAGGTTGCTCGCGGCGGCCGGTCGCCGTGGCCTGGCCCTGACCGAGCTGGCCTCGCGTGCGGGCCTGCCGCACCCGTCGGTTCATCGCCTGCTGGCGCAGCTCGTCGACGAGCGGCTCGCGGTGCGCGATGCCGAGAGCCGCCGCTATGCGCTCGGCCCGCTCGCCTTCGAACTGGGGCTGGCGGGCGCCGCGCAGTTCGACGTCCGCGACCTGTTCGACGGCGCGATGGCCAGGCTGGCCGACGAAACCGAGGACACGGTGTACCTGGTCGTTCGTAGCGGCGACGAAGCCGTCTGCATGCATCGCAGGGAAGGCGCGTTTCCGATTCGCGCGCTCACGCTCGACGTCGGCAGCCGCCGGCCCCTCGGGCTGGGCGCGGGCGGCCTGGCAGTCATGGCCGCACTGCCCGACGCGGAGATCGCCGAGGTCATCGCGCGCGTCGAGCGACAACTCGCGTCCGCCGGACTGTCGCGAGAGGCGCTGCAGCGCGCGATCTCCGCGACGCGCGAGACCGGGCTCGCCATCATCCGCAACCGGGTCACGCTCGGCATCACGGCCGTCGGGGTATGCGTGAACGATTCGATGGGCAGGCCGTTCGCAGCGATTAGCGTCGCCGCACTGAACGAGCGAATGCCGCAAGAGCGCATCGCGCTGATCGGCGAAGCGCTGCGGGCGGCGGCAGGCGAAGTGCGTGCGGCGCTCGGCGGCGAAGTGCCTCCGGTCCGGCGAGTGCGGGGCCGGCCGGCGCGGCTGCTCAGCCCAGCCGGGCCTTCAGCAGCTCGTTGA
- a CDS encoding exodeoxyribonuclease III encodes MLRVISLNLNGIRSAARKGWLEWAAAQQADVMCVQELKAQEADLDDSLREVGGMQGHFHFAEKKGYSGVGIYSKKAPRAVRIGFGNDEFDAEGRYVEADFGAFTAVSIYLPSGSSSEERQQAKFRFMDCFLPHLVELAASGREIVLCGDWNIAHMEKDLKNWRSNQKNSGFLPEERAWLTRVFDEVGWIDVYRRLHPEATDESYTWWSNRGQAWAKNVGWRLDYQIATPGLAATAKRAAVYKDQRFSDHAPLTIDYDLRS; translated from the coding sequence ATGCTCCGTGTGATCTCGCTGAACCTGAACGGCATCCGCTCGGCCGCCCGCAAGGGCTGGCTCGAGTGGGCGGCGGCCCAGCAGGCCGACGTGATGTGCGTGCAGGAACTGAAGGCCCAGGAGGCCGACCTGGACGACTCGCTGCGCGAGGTCGGCGGCATGCAAGGCCATTTCCACTTCGCCGAGAAGAAGGGCTACAGCGGTGTGGGCATCTACTCGAAAAAGGCGCCGCGGGCGGTGCGGATCGGCTTCGGCAACGACGAGTTCGACGCCGAGGGCCGCTATGTCGAGGCCGACTTCGGCGCCTTCACCGCGGTGTCGATCTACCTGCCCTCGGGTTCGAGCTCGGAAGAGCGCCAGCAGGCGAAGTTCCGCTTCATGGACTGCTTCCTGCCCCACTTGGTCGAGCTGGCCGCCAGCGGCCGCGAGATCGTCCTGTGCGGCGACTGGAACATTGCGCACATGGAGAAGGACCTGAAGAACTGGCGCAGCAACCAGAAGAACTCGGGCTTCCTGCCCGAAGAGCGGGCCTGGCTCACCCGCGTGTTCGACGAGGTCGGCTGGATCGACGTCTATCGCCGGTTGCATCCGGAGGCCACCGACGAGAGCTACACTTGGTGGAGCAACCGTGGCCAGGCCTGGGCGAAGAACGTGGGCTGGCGGCTCGACTACCAGATCGCCACGCCGGGGCTGGCGGCCACTGCGAAGCGCGCCGCGGTCTACAAGGACCAGCGCTTCAGCGACCATGCGCCACTGACGATCGATTACGACTTGCGGTCCTGA
- the pyrE gene encoding orotate phosphoribosyltransferase, producing MDTRQEFIRFALAAGVLRFGEFKTKAGRLSPYFFNAGLFNDGALLGRLGEFYARTLLEAEAAGRLSCDMLFGPAYKGITLASATAVALAGMGRNLPFAFNRKEAKDHGEGGSLIGAPMKGKVVIIDDVISAGTSVRESVELIRAAGAEPSGVLIALDRQERGGDAVKPSEHSATQDVARLYGIPVIAIASLADLLAFLESGGAEAQALAEYRPQVQAYRERYGV from the coding sequence ATGGATACCAGGCAAGAGTTTATTCGCTTCGCCCTCGCGGCCGGCGTGCTGCGCTTCGGCGAGTTCAAGACCAAGGCCGGGCGGCTGTCGCCCTACTTCTTCAACGCGGGCCTCTTCAACGACGGCGCGCTGCTCGGCAGGCTCGGCGAGTTCTATGCGCGCACGCTGCTCGAGGCCGAGGCCGCGGGCAGGCTGTCCTGCGACATGCTGTTCGGCCCCGCCTACAAGGGCATCACGCTGGCGTCGGCCACCGCGGTGGCGCTGGCCGGCATGGGCCGCAACCTGCCCTTCGCCTTCAATCGAAAGGAAGCGAAGGACCACGGCGAGGGCGGGTCGCTGATCGGCGCGCCGATGAAGGGCAAGGTGGTGATCATCGACGACGTGATCTCGGCCGGCACCTCGGTGCGCGAATCGGTGGAGCTGATCCGCGCGGCCGGCGCCGAGCCCTCGGGCGTGCTGATCGCGCTCGACCGACAGGAGCGCGGCGGCGACGCGGTCAAGCCTTCCGAGCACTCGGCCACTCAGGACGTGGCCAGGCTGTACGGCATCCCGGTGATCGCGATCGCATCGCTGGCCGACCTGCTCGCCTTCCTGGAGTCGGGGGGCGCGGAGGCGCAAGCGCTGGCCGAGTACCGGCCGCAGGTACAGGCGTACCGGGAGCGCTACGGGGTCTGA
- a CDS encoding M48 family metallopeptidase, which yields MDRRFFQALSLSLALAAATPPALAQQRPEPAAGQAAPAQADGIAVAPRSRIAELVPAEQVEAQAASQYRELLKQARSAKALAPENHPQLQRLHRIAGRLIPHAVRFNERAVHWNWEVNLIASKQVNALCMPGGKIVFYTGILDTLKLTDDEVAIVMGHEIAHALREHGRERAGKGALAQGLTVGASILSQLFGFGDIGGQLASGAARLTMLKFGRDDEVEADLVGMDIAARAGFDPRAGIVLWQKMAAASKGQPPQWLSTHPSHETRIEEIRRNLQATLPVYARTRGVAVAALPPYRSNTGQAVR from the coding sequence ATGGACAGGCGGTTCTTCCAGGCGCTCTCGCTCTCCCTGGCGCTCGCCGCGGCGACACCGCCTGCGCTCGCCCAGCAGCGCCCGGAGCCGGCCGCCGGCCAGGCGGCGCCCGCCCAGGCCGACGGCATCGCCGTCGCGCCGCGCAGCCGGATCGCCGAACTGGTGCCCGCCGAACAGGTCGAGGCCCAGGCCGCGAGCCAGTACCGCGAGCTGCTGAAGCAGGCCCGGTCGGCTAAGGCGCTGGCGCCGGAGAACCATCCGCAGTTGCAGCGGCTGCACCGCATCGCCGGCCGGCTGATCCCGCACGCGGTCCGCTTCAACGAGCGCGCGGTGCACTGGAACTGGGAAGTCAACCTGATCGCGTCGAAGCAGGTCAACGCGCTGTGCATGCCGGGCGGAAAGATCGTCTTCTACACCGGCATCCTCGACACGCTGAAACTCACCGACGACGAGGTCGCGATCGTCATGGGCCACGAGATCGCGCACGCGCTGCGCGAGCACGGCCGCGAACGGGCCGGCAAGGGCGCGCTTGCCCAGGGCCTGACCGTCGGCGCGTCGATCCTGTCGCAGCTCTTCGGCTTCGGCGACATCGGCGGGCAGCTCGCCTCGGGCGCCGCGCGCCTCACGATGCTGAAGTTCGGACGCGACGACGAGGTCGAGGCCGACCTGGTCGGCATGGACATCGCCGCGCGCGCCGGCTTCGACCCGCGCGCCGGCATCGTGCTGTGGCAGAAGATGGCGGCAGCCTCGAAGGGGCAGCCGCCGCAGTGGCTGTCCACGCATCCGTCGCACGAGACACGGATCGAGGAGATCCGCCGGAACCTGCAGGCCACGCTGCCGGTCTACGCGCGCACGCGGGGCGTGGCCGTCGCGGCCTTGCCACCCTACCGATCGAACACCGGACAGGCCGTGCGCTGA
- a CDS encoding lipopolysaccharide biosynthesis protein has protein sequence MTRTDPYSGSRIARGVIHLLGGKALVSVAGIGTFLVLVQALPVEQFAAYTVLFALVELVDALSGVGVPHVLARYVPELYAAHRRRTVRHLVVVALALRGALLFAFAGVAYLLVPVVAPMVGLTGWEPAFRLYLVVVVLRVFAQAVFGVLESMLHQSLAQLGAGSVTLSRFVLLWGAAAQAKLDLHLVILIELATEAVGVLLLCGGLARTLSLRADDGGEDGAGWVRANLRRMLDFGFKGYLQHLLIMPFGGAVQRLIVGASLSTADVALFGFARSVADLARRYLPATMLAGVIRPVLTARYVSDRRFEDLVRAANLVFKVNAIGICLGIVVLHAGGRGLVDAVTSAKYGEGAVILLLLMLAVLLVSSLRLMLDHVSHAVERNGPLVVSNAVITLSILPGIAILPVAGVYALPLSNLLGLGFGCFVLVRWLRAGGFDYRYDAAGAGKMLLASAGGMAAGQVSTALQANWMLSVACAVLGFAVVAFASRPFDTADRALMAAMFRRR, from the coding sequence ATGACGAGGACGGATCCCTACAGCGGCTCGCGCATCGCGCGGGGCGTGATCCACCTCCTGGGAGGCAAGGCGCTCGTCTCGGTCGCCGGGATCGGGACTTTCCTGGTCCTCGTGCAGGCCCTGCCGGTCGAGCAGTTCGCGGCCTACACGGTGCTCTTCGCGCTCGTGGAGCTCGTCGATGCCCTCAGCGGGGTCGGCGTGCCGCACGTCCTGGCGCGCTATGTGCCGGAGCTGTACGCCGCGCACAGGAGAAGAACGGTGCGACACCTGGTCGTCGTCGCGCTGGCGTTGCGCGGCGCACTGCTCTTCGCCTTCGCCGGCGTGGCCTACCTGCTGGTGCCGGTCGTCGCGCCCATGGTCGGGCTGACGGGTTGGGAGCCCGCCTTCCGGCTCTATCTGGTCGTCGTCGTCTTGCGCGTGTTCGCGCAGGCCGTGTTCGGAGTCCTCGAGTCGATGCTGCACCAGAGCCTTGCCCAGCTCGGGGCCGGAAGCGTCACGCTGTCGCGCTTCGTCCTTCTCTGGGGGGCCGCTGCGCAGGCGAAGCTCGACCTGCATCTCGTGATCCTGATCGAGCTTGCAACCGAAGCTGTCGGCGTTCTGCTGCTGTGCGGCGGACTTGCGCGAACCCTCTCGCTCCGGGCCGATGATGGAGGCGAAGACGGAGCCGGCTGGGTGCGGGCCAACTTGCGGCGGATGCTCGACTTCGGATTCAAGGGATACCTGCAGCACCTGCTGATCATGCCTTTCGGCGGCGCCGTCCAGCGCCTGATCGTCGGCGCATCGCTATCGACCGCCGATGTCGCGCTGTTCGGCTTCGCCCGCTCCGTGGCGGACCTCGCTAGGCGCTACCTGCCGGCAACCATGCTGGCGGGCGTGATCAGGCCCGTCCTCACCGCCCGCTACGTGAGCGATCGGCGGTTCGAGGACCTCGTGAGAGCCGCGAATCTGGTCTTCAAGGTCAACGCGATCGGGATCTGCCTAGGCATCGTGGTGCTGCACGCCGGCGGCAGGGGGCTGGTCGACGCGGTCACGTCGGCCAAGTACGGGGAGGGCGCCGTCATCCTGCTGCTGCTGATGCTGGCAGTGCTCCTCGTCTCGTCATTGCGCCTGATGCTGGACCACGTCAGCCACGCCGTCGAGCGAAACGGCCCTCTCGTCGTTTCCAACGCAGTGATCACGCTCTCGATCCTGCCCGGCATCGCGATCCTGCCCGTGGCTGGCGTCTACGCCCTGCCGCTCAGCAATCTCCTGGGATTGGGCTTCGGTTGCTTCGTGCTCGTCCGGTGGCTGCGGGCTGGGGGCTTCGACTACCGCTACGATGCAGCGGGGGCGGGAAAGATGTTGCTGGCCTCGGCGGGTGGCATGGCGGCCGGCCAGGTTTCCACCGCTCTGCAGGCGAACTGGATGCTGTCCGTCGCTTGCGCCGTCCTCGGCTTCGCGGTGGTGGCATTCGCATCTCGGCCGTTCGACACCGCGGATCGGGCGCTCATGGCGGCGATGTTCAGGCGCCGATAG
- a CDS encoding VOC family protein, whose product MLCKKLHHAAFRCTDARATVDFYTKVLGLKFSHAMGEDHVPSTGQYSPHIHIFLEMEDGSSIAFFECPNDPGDIKDRESPGWIQHFAFEVENVETLLRAKQDLESKGIEVVGPTNHDDFILSIYFFDPSGHRLELTARTCHDSARMQAFVDEAPKVLELWEKTHDWSQRETLFGARSGYARDAR is encoded by the coding sequence ATGCTCTGCAAGAAGCTGCATCACGCGGCATTCCGCTGCACGGACGCGCGCGCGACCGTCGACTTCTACACGAAGGTGCTGGGCCTCAAGTTCTCGCACGCGATGGGGGAGGACCACGTGCCGTCCACCGGCCAGTACAGCCCGCACATCCACATCTTCCTGGAGATGGAAGATGGCAGCTCGATCGCCTTCTTCGAGTGCCCGAACGATCCCGGGGACATCAAGGACCGCGAGTCGCCCGGGTGGATCCAGCACTTCGCTTTCGAGGTCGAGAACGTCGAGACCCTGCTGCGCGCCAAGCAGGATCTCGAGAGCAAGGGCATCGAGGTCGTCGGCCCCACCAACCACGACGACTTCATCCTGTCGATCTATTTCTTCGACCCGTCGGGGCATCGCCTCGAGTTGACCGCCCGAACCTGCCACGACTCCGCGCGGATGCAGGCCTTCGTCGACGAGGCCCCGAAGGTGCTCGAGCTCTGGGAGAAGACGCACGACTGGTCGCAGCGCGAGACGCTGTTCGGCGCCCGCAGCGGATACGCGCGCGATGCCCGCTGA
- a CDS encoding DUF3597 domain-containing protein, with protein sequence MGFFSKILEKLGFGEAKAAQAQPAPGATAGAAPAAAPKPMAMVDVVAQLEQKAAANPQKLNWRTSIVDLLKLLDLDSSFAARKELAAELGCPADKMGDSAQMNMWLHKTVLQKIADNGGNVPKELLD encoded by the coding sequence ATGGGGTTCTTCAGCAAGATTCTCGAGAAGCTCGGCTTCGGTGAGGCCAAGGCCGCCCAGGCTCAGCCCGCGCCGGGCGCCACTGCGGGTGCCGCGCCGGCCGCCGCCCCCAAACCGATGGCGATGGTCGACGTGGTCGCGCAGCTCGAGCAGAAGGCCGCGGCCAACCCGCAGAAGCTCAACTGGCGAACGTCGATCGTCGACCTGCTGAAGCTGCTCGATCTCGACAGCAGCTTCGCCGCCCGCAAGGAGCTGGCGGCCGAGCTCGGCTGCCCGGCCGACAAGATGGGCGACTCGGCGCAGATGAACATGTGGCTGCACAAGACCGTGCTGCAGAAGATCGCCGACAACGGCGGCAACGTGCCGAAGGAACTGCTCGACTGA
- a CDS encoding Bug family tripartite tricarboxylate transporter substrate binding protein gives MADARLASCNNETHKRRRQMFRRTIAAIAATCLALAFGSAAADDYPSRPISLVHGFGAGGNADVLSRLIGERLQASMGQPVVVEAKTGAGGTIASNLVAKAKPDGYTLIMQTGGHAVSGALYKALPYDTVEDFDWVSTVTTFPFVIGVRAENPVQTLAELLERAKREPGKVTFTSVGVGSTQHLTGELLASTAGVQMLHIPYRGGGATIAAVLAGDVEVLVDTITVAGPHIKAGKIRPLAVTSAQPWPALQGVPTVASALPGFEVRSWLGIAAPKGLPAPVLARLNAEIRKALEHPETKARIEAAGSEARGNAPEEMKKMVASEVARWQKVVADAGIERR, from the coding sequence GTGGCCGACGCGCGCCTGGCGTCCTGCAATAACGAAACGCACAAGAGGAGAAGACAGATGTTCCGACGCACGATCGCGGCGATCGCCGCAACCTGCCTTGCCCTGGCCTTCGGGTCCGCCGCGGCCGACGACTACCCGTCGCGCCCGATCTCGCTGGTGCATGGATTCGGAGCCGGCGGCAACGCCGATGTACTGTCCCGGCTGATCGGCGAGCGCCTGCAGGCCTCGATGGGCCAGCCTGTCGTCGTGGAGGCCAAGACGGGCGCCGGCGGGACGATCGCGTCGAACCTCGTCGCCAAGGCGAAGCCCGACGGCTACACGCTGATCATGCAGACCGGCGGCCACGCGGTGTCCGGGGCGCTGTACAAGGCCCTTCCCTATGACACCGTCGAGGATTTCGACTGGGTGTCCACCGTGACCACGTTTCCGTTCGTGATCGGGGTGCGCGCCGAGAATCCCGTGCAGACGCTCGCCGAGCTGCTCGAGCGTGCGAAGCGCGAGCCGGGCAAGGTCACCTTCACCTCGGTCGGTGTCGGCTCGACCCAGCACCTGACCGGCGAACTGCTCGCCTCGACCGCCGGTGTGCAGATGCTGCACATTCCCTATCGGGGCGGCGGCGCGACCATCGCTGCAGTGCTGGCAGGAGACGTGGAGGTGCTGGTGGACACGATCACCGTCGCCGGGCCGCACATCAAGGCCGGAAAGATCCGCCCGCTCGCGGTCACGAGCGCCCAGCCGTGGCCGGCGCTTCAGGGGGTTCCGACGGTGGCGTCCGCGCTGCCCGGATTCGAGGTGCGCTCCTGGCTCGGGATTGCTGCGCCGAAGGGCCTGCCCGCGCCAGTGCTAGCGAGGCTCAATGCGGAGATCCGGAAGGCGCTCGAGCATCCGGAAACCAAGGCACGTATCGAGGCTGCCGGCAGCGAGGCGCGCGGCAACGCGCCCGAAGAGATGAAGAAGATGGTCGCCAGCGAGGTCGCACGCTGGCAGAAGGTGGTGGCGGACGCGGGAATCGAGCGTCGCTGA
- a CDS encoding alkaline phosphatase family protein yields MIAIGLDAADPVLIEKWMAEGHLPNIARLRTEGAYGRVRGSAELHGERVEAFETEPLWVEFATGCRQNKTGAWSAFRYTPGEYGISTIDEGLPAFDAFEPFYALGEKRKVAVFDLPITRLSDRVDGVQVLGWGGHHPLTGRHSNPAGLFDELSRRHGENAVVFKDNGIWWDKDYLKWLDGALASSVRARTAICLDLMERDDWDLFLAVFAEPHTAGHDVYCFSQPDHPLYSALASERPAEDLLLRTYQDVDRAIGEIAAKAPSDAVLMCFSLHGMGPNYSDLLSSVVISELLYRFNFPGSAALGAAGSDSPPGPLITHPRRKSWIGELWTRYNGTSPIARFVRSRLPGSLLKGSYHDLASPFTDQARDEEMLWHPAMWYRPMWPKMKAFALPGFTKGRIRINLRGRDPHGIVEPGDYDALCTEIEGHLRRLRDARSGEPLVKAVYRTRRDSLADDPKLPEFDLDVLWHERITDVVDSPDFGRIGPFPHFRAGTHWNRGFVAAAGPGIAAGTSLPTAAAVDFAPTILQLMGCRLPAHLDGRPLFQADLEPAEAESSAA; encoded by the coding sequence GTGATTGCGATCGGCCTGGATGCTGCCGATCCCGTCCTGATCGAGAAGTGGATGGCCGAGGGCCATCTGCCGAACATCGCCAGGCTCCGAACGGAAGGCGCATACGGACGGGTGCGGGGAAGCGCCGAGTTGCACGGGGAGCGAGTCGAGGCCTTCGAGACCGAGCCGCTCTGGGTCGAGTTCGCGACCGGGTGCCGCCAGAACAAGACCGGCGCGTGGTCCGCCTTCCGGTACACGCCCGGCGAGTACGGAATCTCGACGATCGACGAGGGGTTGCCGGCCTTCGACGCCTTCGAGCCCTTCTACGCGCTGGGCGAGAAGCGGAAGGTCGCGGTGTTCGACCTGCCCATCACCCGCCTGTCCGATCGCGTCGACGGCGTCCAGGTCCTGGGATGGGGCGGCCACCATCCGCTGACCGGCCGCCACTCGAATCCCGCGGGCCTGTTCGACGAGCTGAGCCGGCGCCACGGCGAGAACGCCGTGGTCTTCAAGGACAACGGCATCTGGTGGGACAAGGACTACCTGAAGTGGCTCGACGGCGCGCTGGCCTCGAGCGTGCGCGCGCGCACCGCGATCTGCCTGGACCTCATGGAGCGCGACGACTGGGACCTGTTCCTGGCGGTCTTCGCCGAGCCCCACACCGCCGGCCATGACGTCTACTGCTTCAGCCAGCCCGACCACCCCCTGTACTCGGCCCTCGCTTCGGAGCGCCCGGCCGAGGACTTGCTGCTTCGCACCTACCAGGACGTCGACCGGGCGATCGGCGAAATCGCCGCCAAGGCGCCCTCGGACGCCGTGCTGATGTGCTTCTCCCTGCACGGCATGGGACCCAACTACAGCGACCTGCTCAGCTCCGTCGTGATCTCGGAGCTGCTCTACCGCTTCAACTTCCCGGGCTCGGCCGCCCTCGGCGCCGCCGGCAGCGACTCCCCGCCGGGCCCCCTGATCACCCACCCGCGCCGCAAGTCCTGGATCGGCGAACTCTGGACCCGCTACAACGGCACCAGCCCGATCGCCCGGTTCGTGCGCTCCAGGCTGCCCGGCTCGCTCCTGAAGGGCTCGTACCACGACCTCGCCTCCCCCTTCACCGACCAGGCCAGGGACGAAGAGATGCTCTGGCATCCGGCGATGTGGTATCGCCCGATGTGGCCGAAGATGAAGGCCTTCGCGCTGCCCGGCTTCACCAAGGGACGCATCCGCATCAACCTGCGCGGGCGCGACCCGCACGGCATCGTCGAACCCGGCGACTACGATGCGCTGTGCACCGAGATCGAGGGCCACCTCCGCCGCCTGCGCGACGCCCGCTCGGGCGAGCCCCTGGTCAAGGCGGTCTACCGGACCCGCCGCGACAGCCTCGCCGACGACCCGAAACTGCCCGAGTTCGACCTCGACGTGCTCTGGCACGAGCGGATCACCGACGTCGTCGACAGCCCCGACTTCGGGCGCATCGGCCCCTTTCCTCACTTCCGGGCGGGCACCCACTGGAACCGCGGATTCGTCGCGGCAGCCGGTCCAGGCATCGCGGCCGGCACCAGCCTGCCCACCGCCGCGGCCGTTGATTTCGCTCCGACCATCCTGCAGTTGATGGGCTGCAGACTGCCGGCGCACCTGGACGGCCGCCCGCTTTTCCAGGCCGACCTGGAACCGGCGGAAGCGGAGTCCTCGGCGGCTTGA
- a CDS encoding SDR family NAD(P)-dependent oxidoreductase — translation MSGNCGSLAGKVAVVTGGSSGIGAASVRQLAEAGARVVIGYNLGAERAEALRAALPGSGHRCARIPLEDPQAIAVLAAELGRDDTRVDILVNSAGFTRPIPHADLETLDDALFGEILLANARGPYSVIRALLPLLKASGDAVVVNVSSISAFTGSGSNIAYCAAKAALDTMTMSLARVFGPEVRFLCVSPGAVATDFVAGRDRSALEKQAVNTPLKRVVEAEDVAAAVMACVTHLRAATGTRIVVDGGRHL, via the coding sequence ATGAGCGGAAACTGTGGTTCCTTGGCGGGCAAGGTCGCGGTCGTTACCGGCGGCAGCAGCGGAATCGGCGCGGCGTCCGTGCGGCAGCTCGCCGAGGCTGGCGCGCGCGTGGTGATCGGATACAACCTTGGGGCCGAACGCGCCGAGGCGCTGCGCGCGGCGCTACCGGGCAGCGGCCATCGCTGCGCCCGAATTCCGCTCGAGGACCCGCAGGCGATCGCGGTCCTGGCGGCCGAACTGGGCCGTGACGACACGCGCGTCGACATCCTGGTCAACTCCGCGGGCTTCACCCGGCCGATCCCGCACGCGGATCTCGAGACCCTCGACGACGCGCTCTTCGGCGAGATCCTGCTGGCCAACGCCCGCGGCCCCTACTCGGTGATACGCGCCCTGCTGCCGCTGCTGAAGGCCTCGGGCGACGCGGTAGTGGTCAACGTGTCTTCGATCTCCGCCTTCACCGGATCGGGCAGCAACATCGCCTACTGCGCGGCCAAGGCAGCGCTGGACACGATGACGATGTCGCTTGCCCGGGTGTTCGGGCCGGAAGTTCGCTTCCTGTGCGTGTCGCCGGGCGCGGTCGCCACCGATTTCGTTGCCGGACGCGACCGCTCTGCGCTCGAGAAGCAGGCGGTGAACACGCCGCTCAAGCGCGTCGTCGAGGCCGAGGACGTGGCGGCGGCGGTCATGGCCTGCGTGACCCATCTTCGCGCGGCCACCGGAACGCGTATTGTCGTCGACGGCGGCCGCCATCTCTGA